From Anopheles funestus chromosome 3RL, idAnoFuneDA-416_04, whole genome shotgun sequence, a single genomic window includes:
- the LOC125771837 gene encoding uncharacterized protein LOC125771837 gives MPGTRSKVKPQKQFKISRRKLCRALERLDSLSKETQPTEQTFPGCNGSIINQLNTSRYLQSINFRSNWLNMFTTSVTRHDWDTFIKTLRLASQNQNHCGVSTVMRNSVFAVLTHPIYKDEETLRLLLHTIAPCRSENDIEFCIETILRTFDGNPVDS, from the exons ATGCCTGGCACGAGGTCGAAAgtaaaaccacaaaaacaGTTCAAAATTTCCCGTAGAAAATTGTGTCGTGCATTAGAAAGACTAGATAGTTTGTCGAAAGAAACACAACCCACCGAACAAACCTTTCCCGGCTGTAATGGCAGTATAATTAACCAGCTCAACACCAGCAGATACTTGCAATCCATCAATTTTAGGAGTAACTGGTTAAATATGTTCACAACTTCCGTCACACGCCATGATTGGGatacttttatcaaaactctCAGATTAGCTTCTCAAAACCAGAATCATTGTGGAGTGTCAACCGTTATGCGG AATTCCGTCTTCGCCGTGCTAACACATCCCATCTACAAGGATGAGGAGACATTACGTTTATTGTTGCATACTATTGCACCGTGTCGCAGCGAGAATGATATCGAATTTTGCATTGAAACTATCTTACGCACCTTCGATGGTAACCCCGTCGACAGCTAA
- the LOC125771794 gene encoding uncharacterized MFS-type transporter C09D4.1-like isoform X2, with amino-acid sequence MEVRRIPNEASFLVHSFKKSNIVTCALDRKKSLSTPIIPSQNENFLCVPKLGHHGLRQKLPEMGLDLSFDDIAIHTEVQRATTYQTITKSVSQSTLTIPENYSFTSVQIQVYKRRWFLLVLCVLSIAISYVQWIQYSIVANIMAKYYNISPAWIDWTSMIFMVIYILAVFPVSYIMDVKNMRQSAVIGAVGTALGAWIKVFSADPSQFKIVIVGQIISAIAQVFLLSIPSRLSATWFSPQEASSVCAFGVFGAQLGIAIGFFLTPMIIVNHDDFGAIGVDLQVFLMGVAGVSTMIACMVIAVFKSEPPFAPSHVQALQRTMKPRRKDYWPSVARLLKDDNYLILVIAYGINVGLFNAFSTLLNQIVLNYFPDSASDAGRIGLALIVLGLIGSMVFGYLLDTSHKYKATAVWVCRLSAVTLVIFALALESRSKKLLAVASVFLGLPANRIRVCR; translated from the exons ATGGAAGTGCGACGCATTCCCAACGAAGCCAGCTTTTTAGTGCATTCATTCAAGAAATCGAATATCGTGACCTGTGCCCTGGATAGGAAAAAGTCACTTTCGACCCCGATCATACCAtcacaaaacgaaaactttttgtgtgttccaAAACTGGGTCATCATGGATTGCGACAGAAGCTTCCGGAGATGGGACTTGATTTATCTTTCGACGATATCGCGATCCATACGGAAGTGCAACGTGCAACGACATACCAAACTATTACAAAAAGTGTATCTCAATCCACGCTAACGATTCCAGAAAACTACAGTTTCACCTCAGTGCAAATTCAAGTTTACAAACGTCGATGGTTCCTACTAGTTTTATGCGTTCTCAGCATAGCGATATCATACGTCCAATGGATACAATACAGCATAGTGGCAAATATAATGGCGAAATACTACAACATTTCACCGGCGTGGATCGACTGGACATCAATGATCTTCATGGTGATCTACATACTGGCCGTGTTTCCTGTGTCATACATTATGGATGTTAAAAATATGCGCCAGTCAGCAGTAATTGGAGCAGTTGGTACAGCACTAGGAGCGTGGATCAAAGTATTTTCGGCAGACCCATCGCAGTTTAAAATAGTCATCGTAGGACAAATTATTTCAGCCATTGCACAGGTCTTTTTACTTAGCATCCCATCGCGCTTGTCGGCTACCTGGTTTTCCCCACAAGAAGCTTCTTCCGTCTGTGCTTTCGGAGTTTTTGGCGCCCAACTAGGCATCGCAATTGGATTTTTTCTCACCCCTATGATAATCGTTAATCACGACGACTTTGGCGCTATAGGTGTTGATCTGCAAGTGTTTCTTATGGGAGTGGCTGGCGTTTCTACCATGATTGCCTGTATGGTAATAGCAGTATTCAAATCCGAACCACCATTTGCACCGAGCCACGTGCAGGCCCTGCAAAGAACAATGAAACCCCGAAGGAAGGACTATTGGCCATCGGTGGCACGATTGTTGAAGGACGATAATTACCTGATACTGGTAATCGCTTATGGCATCAACGTAGGCTTATTCAACGCATTCTCGACGCTGCTCAACCAAATCGTGCTGAACTACTTTCCCGATAGTGCGTCTGATGCGGGGCGCATTGGTTTGGCGCTAATCGTGCTAGGACTGATCGGTTCTATGGTGTTCGGTTACTTACTTGACACCAGCCATAAGTATAAAGCAACTGCTGTATGG GTCTGTCGGCTTTCGGCAGTAACACTGGTGATATTCGCACTAGCTTTAGAAAGTCGTTCTAAAAAGTTGTTAGCAGTAGCTTCCGTATTTCTCGG GCTTCCAGCCAATCGGATACGAGTTTGCCGCTGA
- the LOC125771794 gene encoding feline leukemia virus subgroup C receptor-related protein 2-like isoform X1: MEVRRIPNEASFLVHSFKKSNIVTCALDRKKSLSTPIIPSQNENFLCVPKLGHHGLRQKLPEMGLDLSFDDIAIHTEVQRATTYQTITKSVSQSTLTIPENYSFTSVQIQVYKRRWFLLVLCVLSIAISYVQWIQYSIVANIMAKYYNISPAWIDWTSMIFMVIYILAVFPVSYIMDVKNMRQSAVIGAVGTALGAWIKVFSADPSQFKIVIVGQIISAIAQVFLLSIPSRLSATWFSPQEASSVCAFGVFGAQLGIAIGFFLTPMIIVNHDDFGAIGVDLQVFLMGVAGVSTMIACMVIAVFKSEPPFAPSHVQALQRTMKPRRKDYWPSVARLLKDDNYLILVIAYGINVGLFNAFSTLLNQIVLNYFPDSASDAGRIGLALIVLGLIGSMVFGYLLDTSHKYKATAVWVCRLSAVTLVIFALALESRSKKLLAVASVFLGFFMTGFQPIGYEFAAELTFPEPDGPVMGILNISTQIFGIVITLMISGIQNILGDFVGNIVFAAFLILDGNIISLIRSDLRRFNTHLEIESEAAREFAEDASVRYGDIENYEDAGLKLKIDTDS, from the exons ATGGAAGTGCGACGCATTCCCAACGAAGCCAGCTTTTTAGTGCATTCATTCAAGAAATCGAATATCGTGACCTGTGCCCTGGATAGGAAAAAGTCACTTTCGACCCCGATCATACCAtcacaaaacgaaaactttttgtgtgttccaAAACTGGGTCATCATGGATTGCGACAGAAGCTTCCGGAGATGGGACTTGATTTATCTTTCGACGATATCGCGATCCATACGGAAGTGCAACGTGCAACGACATACCAAACTATTACAAAAAGTGTATCTCAATCCACGCTAACGATTCCAGAAAACTACAGTTTCACCTCAGTGCAAATTCAAGTTTACAAACGTCGATGGTTCCTACTAGTTTTATGCGTTCTCAGCATAGCGATATCATACGTCCAATGGATACAATACAGCATAGTGGCAAATATAATGGCGAAATACTACAACATTTCACCGGCGTGGATCGACTGGACATCAATGATCTTCATGGTGATCTACATACTGGCCGTGTTTCCTGTGTCATACATTATGGATGTTAAAAATATGCGCCAGTCAGCAGTAATTGGAGCAGTTGGTACAGCACTAGGAGCGTGGATCAAAGTATTTTCGGCAGACCCATCGCAGTTTAAAATAGTCATCGTAGGACAAATTATTTCAGCCATTGCACAGGTCTTTTTACTTAGCATCCCATCGCGCTTGTCGGCTACCTGGTTTTCCCCACAAGAAGCTTCTTCCGTCTGTGCTTTCGGAGTTTTTGGCGCCCAACTAGGCATCGCAATTGGATTTTTTCTCACCCCTATGATAATCGTTAATCACGACGACTTTGGCGCTATAGGTGTTGATCTGCAAGTGTTTCTTATGGGAGTGGCTGGCGTTTCTACCATGATTGCCTGTATGGTAATAGCAGTATTCAAATCCGAACCACCATTTGCACCGAGCCACGTGCAGGCCCTGCAAAGAACAATGAAACCCCGAAGGAAGGACTATTGGCCATCGGTGGCACGATTGTTGAAGGACGATAATTACCTGATACTGGTAATCGCTTATGGCATCAACGTAGGCTTATTCAACGCATTCTCGACGCTGCTCAACCAAATCGTGCTGAACTACTTTCCCGATAGTGCGTCTGATGCGGGGCGCATTGGTTTGGCGCTAATCGTGCTAGGACTGATCGGTTCTATGGTGTTCGGTTACTTACTTGACACCAGCCATAAGTATAAAGCAACTGCTGTATGG GTCTGTCGGCTTTCGGCAGTAACACTGGTGATATTCGCACTAGCTTTAGAAAGTCGTTCTAAAAAGTTGTTAGCAGTAGCTTCCGTATTTCTCGG ttttttcatGACAGGCTTCCAGCCAATCGGATACGAGTTTGCCGCTGAGCTAACGTTTCCTGAACCTGATGGACCAGTGATGGGAATATTGAACATTTCTACACAGATTTTTGGCATTGTTATCACATTGATGATATCCGGTATCCAAAACATTTTGGGAGATTTTGTGGGAAATATT GTTTTTGCAGCATTTCTTATACTAGACGGAAATATCATCAGTTTGATTCGGTCAGATTTGCGCCGCTTCAATACTCATTTAGAAATAGAGAGCGAAGCTGCAAGAGAATTCGCAGAAGATGCTAGCGTTCGCTACGGGGACATCGAAAACTATGAAGATGCCGGATTGAAGCTGAAGATAGACACCGATAGTTAA
- the LOC125771844 gene encoding uncharacterized protein LOC125771844, translating to MLPVRSVANLAVRNAAFLSRGYHGPSNFRVYTMNDMPVPEGDFFEEHRRKNRVYNTVLAAGIVIFGITLTVAKESGLIYFNYNPPKSLD from the exons ATGCTGCCTGTACGTTCGGTTGCCAACCTGGCCGTCCGCAATG CGGCATTCCTGTCCCGCGGATATCATGGACCCAGCAACTTCCGCGTGTATACCATGAACGACATGCCCGTCCCAGAAGGCGATTTCTTCGAAGAGCACCGACGCAAGAACCGAGTGTACAACACCGTGCTTGCTGCCGGTATTGTTATTTTTGGCATCACTCTGACTGTG GCCAAAGAGAGCGGATTGATCTACTTTAACTACAACCCGCCGAAGAGCCTAGATTAA
- the LOC125771777 gene encoding exocyst complex component 1 — protein sequence MAAGIKYIFQKELFDALDERILSVCNVSKLHKRKKTSYLCIISTIKPSVVVSVCQIKQYDKGVYKKKRSWSLEEIKCIDGRNEAADTHDFDMILDKPFRWFAANLHERQNFISVLWKQIHKHCTVGERAVFKNVPKQWLSEKSPEKQVDDKYSNRGNAGQGDDEEEGFENEDFHALTDKEEAHLSKLITECDYAISNAELFMEDLSHNLLQLDGANIQSVLASEKQVQMLMERIEEAIKEAEKVEKRLDDYDEILCHVRDTMEKMGEKNQMIEIANTNNVRLLQELEKVVTQLDLPHVHQLALTDTDLTPKGLPAAIAAGKALQLAMNSDIDPALLRLTAVQDQRKRFEKWKAKFSQTISRHLNNLFIHLGNLGDSQTSLSNELSLPRHMNVHKELSAFMELMHWMKAMDRKAYDALIKVYTASLSKVYDRDIHLFFENAKQALTLKQFNSREDINNSSMSNKLKLGQQSNKQPAQPYGILGINKEMWSPGAEPSERQRFDSILEKVLAELEPVALNEQHFCIAFFQLDVISPTGKNTQTTLDASSNETTNQKDERDTALNIPQRRLDRQINEEVRRMMGELFANLESEINNFILSFEKLDNYYSLYVLVRLTQHVMSAQDAHSFLSMTFASALIHVKRNFDKFMQIQLQSIEEAKLPKRSKCGLLPFVENFEEFAATCENVFKKTERRNDLDKWYLKLVEAIYERIPVHAAEHSKTPHQVVKMENYHRMHSSLSQLKIPVLEPLRKEAKTRYNDAQKAYVTKYFGRPLERLNQFFEGIQARVQQGVKDTEISYQMAYSKQELRKVISLYPAREVKKGLEQLYKKVEKHLCEEENLLQVVWRAMQQEFINQYNSLEQWIQRCYAGSMITLEFTINDLLDFFSEIAQSH from the exons ATGGCGGCAGGTATAAAGTACATCTTCCAGAAGGAGCTGTTTGATGCTCTGGATGAGCGAATTTTGTCCGTATGCAATGTTAGCAAATTGCACAAACGAAAGAAGACGTCGTACTTGTGCATTATTTCTACGATCAAGCCGAGCGTTGTAGTTAGCGTTTGTCAGATAAAACAGTATGATAAAGGCGTGTacaagaaaaaacgatcctgGTCACTGGAGGAGATAAAGTGCATCGACGGGCGTAACGAAGCTGCAGACACCCATGACTTTGATATGATTTTAGATAAACCATTCCGATGGTTCGCAGCTAATCTGCACGAACgacaaaatttcatttccgtcTTGTGGAAACAAATCCACAAGCACTGTACCGTAGGAGAGCGTGCTGTGTTTAAAAATGTCCCCAAACAGTGGCTTTCGGAGAAATCGCCAGAAAAGCAGGTGGACGATAAATATTCCAACCGTGGCAATGCAGGCCAGGGCGATGATGAAGAGGAAGGGTTCGAAAATGAGGACTTCCATGCCCTCACGGATAAGGAGGAGGCGCATCTGAGTAAACTCATTACCGAATGTGATTATGCGATAAGCAACGCAGAGCTGTTCATGGAAGACTTGAGTCACAATCTGTTGCAACTGGACGGTGCAAACATCCAAAGCGTTCTGGCGTCTGAAAAACAAGTACAAATGCTGATGGAGCGCATCGAGGAAGCCATCAAGGAGGCGGAAAAGGTTGAAAAACGGCTCGACGATTACGATGAGATCCTCTGCCACGTACGGGACACGATGGAAAAGATGGGCGAGAAGAATCAAATGATTGAGATTGCAAATACCAACAACGTGCGGCTGTTGCAAGAATTGGAGAAAGTAGTTACGCAGCTAGATTTGCCGCACGTGCATCAACTTGCTCTGACGGATACGGACCTTACACCGAAAGGTTTGCCGGCAGCCATTGCAGCAGGCAAAGCGCTACAACTGGCGATGAACAGCGACATCGATCCTGCCCTTCTGCGGCTCACAGCGGTTCAGGATCAGCGGAAGCGTTTTGAAAAgtggaaagcaaaattttcacaaaccATTAGCCGGCACTTGAACAATCTGTTCATTCACCTTGGCAATCTGGGCGATTCGCAAACTTCGCTTTCCAACGAGCTGTCCCTGCCGAGGCACATGAACGTCCACAAGGAGCTATCTGCTTTCATGGAGCTTATGCATTGGATGAAAGCTATGGATCGAAAGGCGTACGATGCCCTCATTAAAGTTTATACTGCTTCATTAAGCAAGGTTTACGACCGGGACATCCATCTGTTTTTTGAAAATGCTAAACAAGCGCTCACACTTAAGCAATTCAACTCCAGGGAAGATATCAACAACAGCTCGATGAGCAATAAATTAAAGCTTGGCCAACAATCCAACAAACAACCCGCACAGCCGTACGGTATTTTAGGCATCAACAAGGAAATGTGGTCTCCGGGAGCCGAACCATCGGAACGGCAACGGTTCGATTCTATCTTGGAAAAAGTATTAGCCGAACTGGAGCCAGTGGCGTTGAACGAGCAACATTTCTGCATTGCTTTCTTTCAACTGGACGTAATCAGTCCTACGGGAAAGAATACGCAAACGACGCTGGATGCGTCTAGCAACGAAACGACGAACCAAAAAGATGAACGTGACACAGCATTGAACATTCCACAGCGAAGACTTGATCGTCAAATCAACGAGGAAGTGCGCCGAATGATGGGGGAACTgtttgcaaacctcgagtcaGAAATCAATAACTTTATACTAAGTTTTGAAAAGCTCGATAATTA CTATTCCTTGTACGTTCTGGTGCGCCTTACTCAGCATGTAATGTCCGCTCAAGACGCACACTCGTTCCTGAGCATGACATTCGCTTCGGCTCTCATACACGTGAAGCGTAACTTTGATAAGTTTATGCAGATACAGCTACAATCGATTGAGGAAGCCAAGCTTCCAAAACGATCAAAGTGTGGTCTGCTGCCGTTTGTGGAaaactttgaagaatttgcaGCAACCTGCGAGAATGTGTTTAAGAAAACGGAGCGTCGCAACGATCTAGATAAGTGGTACCTAAAACTGGTTGAAGCTATCTATGAGCGCATTCCTGTACACGCAGCGgaacattcaaagacaccgCATCAAGtggtaaaaatggaaaactaccATCGAATGCACTCTTCCCTATCGCAGCTTAAAATTCCGGTACTGGAACCGCTGCGAAAAGAAGCCAAGACGCGTTACAACGATGCCCAGAAAGCATACGTTACGAAATATTTTGGTCGACCATTAGAACGATTGAAC CAATTTTTCGAAGGTATACAGGCACGCGTACAACAGGGCGTGAAGGATACGGAAATAAGCTACCAAATGGCATACTCAAAGCAAGAGCTGCGCAAGGTCATAAGCCTTTATCCAGCCCGTGAAGTGAAGAAAGGATTAGAGCAACTGTACAAGAAGGTGGAAAAGCATCTTTGTGAGGAGGAAAATCTGCTTCAGGTAGTCTGGCGTGCTATGCAGCAGGAATTCATCAATCAGTACAACTCACTGGAGCAATGGATTCAACGTTGCTACGCCGGTTCAATGATAACACTTGAGTTTACGATCAACGATCTTTTGGATTTCTTTTCTGAGATCGCTCAATCCCATTAA
- the LOC125771831 gene encoding DNA-directed RNA polymerase III subunit RPC7-like, protein MAGRGRGKTSGTLTQEQLQSLGVTSKEIQAVTSAAPPPLYPPLLSKPVPLESNADRSYKILWKEDFISYLRESTYYTTKKSSKMTVQRYCDKVINVIENDPKTKREGDFLWKLMPAELKPSFKRLKAASGPTKEKRMRSADDIDAKLKALEQKESSGDNADVVKKEKSDSEDEKDGDDQEEEMIDEEMDDDNDYGNNYFDNGEAYNDEDDNLDDGPVY, encoded by the exons ATGGCTGGACGTGGACGTGGTAAAACCAGTGGCACATTAACTCAAGAGCAGCTCCAATCGCTAGGCGTCACAAGTAAAGAGATACAGGCTGTTACCTCGGCAGCTCCACCACCGCTGTATCCTCCATTGCTGTCGAAACCGGTACCGTTGGAG TCAAACGCAGATCGAAGCTATAAAATACTGTGGAAAGAAGATTTTATCTCCTATTTACGAGAGTCCACGTACTACACAACGAAGAAAAGTTCCAAAATGACAGTCCAGCGCTATTGTGATAAAGTTATT aATGTTATAGAGAAtgatccaaaaacaaaacgcgaaGGAGATTTTCTGTGGAAACTGATGCCTGCAGAGCTGAAGCCCAGCTTCAAACGCTTGAAGGCTGCATCCGGACCAACAAAGGAGAAGCGAATGCGAAGTGCAGATGATATTGATGCGAAGCTGAAGGCACTGGAGCAGAAAGAATCATCCGGCGACAATGCGGATGTGGTTAAAAAGGAGAAGAGTGACTCTGAAGACGAGAAAGATGGCGATGATCAAGAGGAGGAAATGATTGACGAAGAGATGGACGACGATAACGATTATGGTAACAACTATTTCGATAACGGCGAAGCGTATAATGATGAGGACGACAATCTAGACGATGGACCAGTTTATTAA
- the LOC125771832 gene encoding mpv17-like protein 2, which translates to MRRIWKLLFGRYLLVTNTVSSGVLMLAGDVAAQKIESRLENRHKSVGLDWQRMFNMTLVGLSQGPLHHYLYKWMDVLLPGATVRTVFKKIAIDQFAISPIFIVTYLYSAGLLEGASVTECTAELKHKYWTIYTADWLVWPPTQFINFYLISPKYRVLYINAITMLYNVFLCYIKHNDDLVAQLTGKAKKKEDPSDTSS; encoded by the exons ATGAGACGTATTTGGAAGCTGCTATTCGGACGATATCTGTTGGTAACCAACACGGTTAGTTCCGGAGTACTAATGTTGGCCGGCGATGTAGCAGCCCAAAAAATTGAAAGCCGATTGGAAAATAGACATAAATCTGTAGGACTCGATTGGCAGCGGATGT TCAATATGACATTGGTTGGGCTGTCCCAAGGTCCATTGCATCATTATCTTTATAAATGGATGGATGTGCTGCTTCCCGGAGCTACGGTACGGACGGTGTTCAAGAAAATTGCCATCGACCAGTTTGCCATATCTCCCATCTTCATCGTCACTTACCTATACAGTGCCGGTTTACTGGAAGGAGCATCTGTGACGGAATGTACTGCAGAATTGAAGCACAAGTACTGGACCATCTACACAGCAGATTGGCTCGTTTGGCCTCCGACGCAATTCATAAATTTCTACCTAATCAGTCCAAAATACCGTGTCTTGTATATTAATGCAATTACCATGTTGTATAACGTGTTTCTTTGCTACATTAAGCATAATGACGATCTCGTTGCTCAGCTCACcggaaaagcaaagaaaaaggagGATCCTTCTGATACCTCGTCGTGA
- the LOC125771787 gene encoding N-acetylgalactosaminyltransferase 6-like → MRRNVRTLVKYVFVSGGVLLFLTLLIRSFSEDAKTTLNGVFGPEALVQKVPHAKEGSFFNEPPKNVHHKRIDWHNYDLIHEEAKRSGVGEQGKAGHLEKSEAELKDKLFKKNGFNAVLSDKISLNRSLPDIRHRGCRKKQYLDELPTVSVVVPFYNEHWSTLLRTASSVLLRSPPELIAEVILVDDCSTKDFLKQQLDDYVSENMPKVKIVRLPERSGLITARLAGAKIATADVLIFLDSHTEANVNWLPPLLEPIAIDYRTCVCPFIDVIDWDTFEYRAQDEGARGAFDWKFFYKRLPLLPKDLQNPTEPFESPVMAGGLFAISAKFFWEIGGYDEGLDIWGGEQYELSFKIWQCGGKMYDAPCSRVGHIYRGYAPFGNPRKKDFLTRNYKRVAEVWMDEYKEYLYMRDRKKYDNTDVGDISRQLAIREKLQCKPFKWFMKHVAFDLVEKYPPIEPPDFANGAIQSVASPGFCVDTLNHGEKQTIGLYSCAKDKVQPQPNQYFQLSWHRDLRIKFGELCWDVSESVPNAKILLYHCHGGQGNQLWRYDPESQMLKQGKNNRCLDMDVDNREVFVNPCDLANPRQKWRWGFVNTTSIAQWDSYGAKVIE, encoded by the coding sequence ATGAGGAGAAACGTGCGTACACTGGTGAAGTACGTGTTTGTCTCAGGTGGAGTGCTATTGTTTCTCACGCTGCTCATCCGGTCGTTCAGTGAAGATGCGAAAACAACACTGAACGGTGTGTTTGGGCCGGAGGCGCTCGTGCAGAAGGTGCCGCACGCAAAGGAGGGGTCGTTTTTCAATGAACCACCGAAAAATGTGCATCACAAGCGGATCGACTGGCATAACTACGATCTAATCCACGAGGAAGCCAAACGTAGCGGCGTCGGCGAACAAGGAAAGGCTGGTCATTTGGAAAAAAGCGAGGCCGAGCTGAAGGACAAACTGTTCAAGAAGAATGGATTCAACGCAGTGTTGAGTGACAAAATCTCGCTCAATCGATCGCTACCCGATATACGCCATCGTGGCTGTCGAAAGAAACAGTACCTGGATGAACTTCCGACCGTAAGTGTGGTCGTGCCGTTCTACAATGAGCACTGGAGCACGTTGCTAAGGACTGCATCAAGTGTGTTGCTTCGATCGCCTCCGGAGCTCATTGCTGAGGTTATCCTTGTGGATGACTGCAGTACGAAGGACTTTCTGAAGCAACAGCTGGACGATTACGTATCGGAAAATATGCCAAAAGTGAAGATCGTACGATTGCCGGAGCGATCGGGGTTAATTACTGCCCGTTTGGCTGGCGCTAAAATTGCCACGGCTGATGTGCTCATTTTCTTGGACTCGCACACGGAAGCAAACGTGAACTGGTTGCCCCCGTTGCTGGAACCGATTGCTATCGATTATCGTACTTGCGTATGCCCTTTCATCGACGTTATCGATTGGGATACGTTCGAGTACCGAGCGCAGGATGAAGGTGCTCGGGGTGCTTTCGATTGGAAGTTTTTCTACAAACGGCTTCCTCTGTTGCCCAAGGATTTGCAAAATCCTACCGAACCGTTCGAAAGTCCGGTAATGGCGGGTGGGCTATTTGCGATAAGTGCTAAATTTTTCTGGGAAATCGGAGGCTACGACGAAGGTTTAGACATCTGGGGCGGAGAGCAGTACGAGCTGAGTTTCAAAATATGGCAGTGCGGTGGCAAGATGTACGATGCGCCCTGCTCGCGTGTCGGCCATATCTACCGTGGGTATGCACCGTTTGGGAACCCGCGCAAGAAAGATTTCCTGACGCGCAACTACAAACGTGTGGCCGAAGTGTGGATGGACGAGTACAAGGAATATCTGTACATGCGTGATCGCAAGAAGTACGACAATACGGACGTGGGAGACATCTCGCGACAGCTGGCGATCCGTGAGAAGCTCCAGTGTAAACCGTTCAAATGGTTCATGAAACATGTGGCGTTCGATCTGGTAGAGAAGTACCCTCCAATAGAGCCACCGGATTTCGCGAATGGCGCCATCCAGAGTGTCGCCAGTCCCGGATTCTGCGTAGATACTTTGAATCATGGCGAAAAGCAAACGATTGGACTGTATTCATGCGCGAAAGATAAGGTGCAGCCACAACCCAATCAGTATTTCCAACTGTCCTGGCATCGGGATTTGCGTATCAAATTCGGCGAATTGTGTTGGGACGTATCAGAGAGCGTCCCTAATGCAAAAATTCTACTTTACCACTGTCACGGTGGACAGGGCAATCAGCTGTGGCGGTACGATCCCGAATCGCAAATGCTAAAGCAGGGCAAAAATAATCGTTGCCTCGATATGGACGTTGACAATCGGGAAGTATTTGTGAACCCGTGCGATCTGGCGAACCCGCGACAAAAATGGCGCTGGGGCTTCGTTAACACGACCTCGATAGCGCAGTGGGATTCGTACGGTGCTAAGGTGATCGAATGA